The Hymenobacter sp. DG01 sequence CCATACCTCCAGGTAGCCGCGAGGGGTAACACCGAGTGCTGCCCATTTGCCTTTAGCCACATCGTAGATTAGGCCGGTGGTGGTGATTAAGTAGTCCGGGTATTCAGGATAGACAACTGCGCCTAGTAGGGCATCTGCGAGGGTCGTATGATTTTTCATACGCTTATACGCCCCGACTATTGAAGAGCCCTCGCCTGGGGCTACCTACGGGCTGCATTAAGTCGAATGACTATTTGTCGCAGTACTGCCCTGAAGATACAGTTTTGCCCTTTTGGTCGGTACAGACCCAATTGATTTAATTTGCTTAAAACGAAAAAAGTCTCCCTGCATCGTGCAGGGAGACTTTTTAGCGCTTACTTGAGAGCTTGTAGCCCCCAGGCGAGTAGTCCGTAGGGGAATCGAACCCCTGTTGGCAGAATGAAAATCTGCAGTCCTAACCCCTAGACGAACGGACCATTTTACCAGCGGAGCGTTTTCCGTTTTGGTGGTGCAAAGATACAAGGCGGATAGTTCAACGCAATAGCTGCACCGGAAATTTTCGCTCCTAAAGCGCTAAGTGCGATAGAATCAGGAAGTTTTTTTTCTATTTCGGCTTCGGTCCCACCATACATAGGCTCCAAACAGGAGCAGGCTGACCACCGTTACCCACACCAGACCCGATTTCAGCCGTTCACTATCCTCCCCCAGGTAGGCCAGCAGGGCAATGAGTGGGGCTACCCCTACCACCGTTGCCAGCATAAACCGCAGGTAGCCCATGCGCGCCAGTCCGGCTACAAAGCTGATGGCGTCGTCGGAGAGGGCCGGGGAGAGGCGGGCAATAATCACGGCCCACATGCCGTAGCGCTCCACCACGTCCAGCACCTTCTGCTCGTTTTTCTGGCCCAGTACGCGCGTCACGAACGATTCGCCGAGGGCGCGGCCTAGGCCGTAGCCTACCGAAGAGGCCACAATAATGCCCACCAGTGCCAGTAAGGAGCCCCACCACGGCCCGTAAGCCAGAATAGCGACCAGAATCAGGAGCACCACATTCACCACAAACAAGAACATCTGGGCCACCATAGCTACTACTATCACTACTGGCCCCCAGTAGCCAAACTGCTGCATCCAGGCGGCAATGCGGGGCTGCTCGCCGCTTTTTAGCACGGTCCATCCCTCGCGGAGAGTTGACTGAAAATCGGGCCAGGCAAACCAGCAGGCTACTAATGCCAGCAGCAACGCCAGCGTAATGTAGAGTGGAACGTGGTTGGCCTGCCGGGTAGGAGCAGGGGTAGTGGAAGCGGGGGCAGTAGTGGCCAAGAGCAGGAACGTTGTGGGGATGACAACCTCGAAAAGAGGACGTACGCAGCGGCAAACCAAAAAGCTGCGGCAACCCCAGGGCCGCGAGTGAGGTACTACCCTCTGAAAAAGCAGCAACCCGGCCGGTGGGCCGCGGGCTGACAACCTCTCTTCCCCGATGACAAAACATACCTATGACTTCGGCCTGATTGGCAACTGTGCCTTTCTGGGGCTGATTGGCACCGATACGGCCGTGCGCTGGCTGTGCTGGCCCCGCTTTGACAGCAGCTTTGTGTTTGGCTCCCTGCTTGATGAGCACAAGGGTGGCGAGTACAGCATCCGGCCCGCTGATGACTCACTGAGCTTTTCCTCGCGGCAGTACTACCGCAGCAATACCAACGTGCTGTGCACCGAAATTACGGCTCCCGACGGCAGCTACCGGGTTACGGACTTCGCCCCGCGCTTCCAGCAGTACGAGCGGTACTACAAGCCCCTGATGTTTATCCGGAAGGTGGAGCCCCTGGAAGGTTCGCCGCGCGTGCGGGTGGCCTGCCGGCCGGTGGGCCAGTACGGCGAGCTGGAGCTAACCCGGCGGCGCAGCTCCAACCACATTGCGTTTCTAGGGCTGGAAGAAGAAATTCGCCTCACCACCAACATCCCGCTGACCTACGTGCTGGATGAGGAAGATTTCGTGCTCAACGAAACCAAATACCTGGTCATGACCTACGGTGCCCCGCTGGAGGCCCCGTTGGAAAGCACCGCCGAACGCTTTCTGCGCGCTACCATTGACTACTGGCGCACCTGGGTGAAAAGCACCAGCATCAGCCCCTTCCGGCAGGACCAGGTAATTCGCTCGGCGCTGGCCCTCAAGATTCACCAGTATGAGGATACCGGGGCCATTATTGCGGCCAGCACTACCTCCCTGCCCGAGGCCCCCGGCAGCACCCGCAACTGGGACTACCGCTACTGCTGGATGCGCGACACCTACTACATCCTCACGGCCTTTAACAACATTGGCCACTTCGAGGAGATGGAGCGCTATTTCCACTACATCGCCAACATTTCCACCAAAATAAAGGGCAAGTACCAGCCGCTCTATGGCATCAGCGGGAAGTCGGAGCTGGTGGAGCAGGAGCTGCCCCTGGCCGGCTACCTCGGCAACCAGCCCGTGCGCATCGGCAACGATGCCTACACCCACATTCAGAACGACGTGTACGGGCAGGTGTTGGTGGCCCTGCTGCCCCTGTACG is a genomic window containing:
- a CDS encoding TVP38/TMEM64 family protein gives rise to the protein MATTAPASTTPAPTRQANHVPLYITLALLLALVACWFAWPDFQSTLREGWTVLKSGEQPRIAAWMQQFGYWGPVVIVVAMVAQMFLFVVNVVLLILVAILAYGPWWGSLLALVGIIVASSVGYGLGRALGESFVTRVLGQKNEQKVLDVVERYGMWAVIIARLSPALSDDAISFVAGLARMGYLRFMLATVVGVAPLIALLAYLGEDSERLKSGLVWVTVVSLLLFGAYVWWDRSRNRKKTS
- a CDS encoding glycoside hydrolase family 15 protein, which translates into the protein MTKHTYDFGLIGNCAFLGLIGTDTAVRWLCWPRFDSSFVFGSLLDEHKGGEYSIRPADDSLSFSSRQYYRSNTNVLCTEITAPDGSYRVTDFAPRFQQYERYYKPLMFIRKVEPLEGSPRVRVACRPVGQYGELELTRRRSSNHIAFLGLEEEIRLTTNIPLTYVLDEEDFVLNETKYLVMTYGAPLEAPLESTAERFLRATIDYWRTWVKSTSISPFRQDQVIRSALALKIHQYEDTGAIIAASTTSLPEAPGSTRNWDYRYCWMRDTYYILTAFNNIGHFEEMERYFHYIANISTKIKGKYQPLYGISGKSELVEQELPLAGYLGNQPVRIGNDAYTHIQNDVYGQVLVALLPLYVDCRFLDPERPNPEKLVFETLSLIEATMDQPDAGLWEFRNLAQYHCYTYLFHWAGSHAARKVARSLGNQEMEAKAERLMQAAADHIEQCYNPELGAYTNAIGSPHLDASTMQLILMGYLDPSSERARTHLAALEKELKTPEGLFYRYRHADDFGTPETTFLICSFWYVEALAAVGRVEEAITEFEKLTTYTNHLGLLSEDVDAKTGSQWGNFPQAYSHVGLVNAAYRIAQKQAKPNFI